The following coding sequences are from one Desulfosporosinus orientis DSM 765 window:
- a CDS encoding cation diffusion facilitator family transporter has protein sequence MISFSAAKFSIDENRNKTGLLVGLTGIIINCLIFALELFSGIATGSTTLMADAFHNLIDSITAVLTVITFLVVRKPADSKHPFGFGRVEYLCSLFSGLFLLGIGAFFARSSFEKILHPSTVQFSVLAFSMMMIAMLLKLTYSLLNRKYARKISSPTLTAAFLDALGDVFVLTVAALSIFFTKLTGITVDGFLGLAVSGFILFSGYSVIKRAVSSLVGKAPDPAIAEMITAAMTKAPFVIGVHDLELHDYGPEKVIASIHVEVPAHIPLVKAHEVTSRTELDMKQQGVDLVIHIDPVISQDSGKELS, from the coding sequence ATGATCTCATTTTCTGCTGCCAAATTTTCAATAGACGAAAACCGCAATAAGACCGGCCTCTTAGTTGGGCTTACCGGAATTATAATTAATTGTTTGATTTTTGCACTGGAGCTTTTTTCGGGCATAGCCACTGGAAGCACCACGCTGATGGCCGACGCCTTTCACAATTTGATCGACTCAATTACCGCCGTCTTGACAGTGATTACCTTCCTGGTCGTCAGAAAGCCGGCCGACAGCAAGCATCCTTTCGGATTTGGCCGAGTGGAATACCTGTGTTCACTTTTCAGCGGGCTGTTTCTTCTGGGGATCGGGGCGTTTTTTGCCCGCTCCTCATTCGAAAAGATTCTTCACCCGTCCACCGTGCAGTTCAGTGTCCTCGCCTTCAGCATGATGATGATTGCCATGCTTCTCAAGCTAACTTACAGTCTGCTCAACCGGAAATACGCCCGGAAGATTTCATCCCCAACGCTGACTGCCGCATTTCTGGATGCCCTGGGAGATGTCTTTGTACTGACAGTTGCTGCGCTTTCCATTTTTTTTACCAAATTAACCGGTATCACTGTGGATGGTTTTCTTGGCCTTGCCGTTTCCGGGTTTATCTTATTTTCCGGTTATTCGGTTATCAAACGGGCGGTCTCCTCTCTGGTCGGCAAAGCGCCTGACCCGGCGATTGCCGAAATGATCACCGCTGCAATGACAAAGGCTCCATTCGTAATTGGAGTTCATGACCTTGAGCTTCATGACTACGGGCCGGAAAAAGTGATTGCTTCTATTCATGTGGAAGTCCCCGCCCACATCCCGCTTGTCAAAGCGCACGAGGTTACATCAAGAACGGAACTGGATATGAAACAGCAGGGCGTCGATCTGGTAATCCATATCGATCCGGTTATATCACAGGATTCCGGAAAGGAGTTATCCTGA
- a CDS encoding group II intron maturase-specific domain-containing protein, with protein MKSKFGNYFNGFTPAVSKGASQHLRDSIREIRRNHKTASLDVLAKLMNPVLRGWMNYFYKYSAGEARNVLNYVNLTLIQCIRYKYKSTGRKHLKSHKLLGRICMEQPNLFYHWQMGLRPSVG; from the coding sequence GTGAAAAGCAAATTTGGCAACTATTTCAATGGTTTTACACCGGCAGTCAGCAAAGGAGCAAGTCAACACCTGAGAGACAGTATCAGAGAGATACGAAGAAACCACAAGACTGCCTCGCTTGATGTGTTGGCTAAATTGATGAATCCTGTTCTCAGAGGTTGGATGAATTACTTTTACAAATACAGTGCAGGCGAGGCAAGAAATGTGCTCAATTATGTAAATCTCACGCTAATCCAGTGTATTAGGTACAAATATAAATCGACAGGCAGAAAGCATTTAAAGTCTCATAAATTGCTTGGTCGCATTTGTATGGAACAACCAAATCTGTTTTACCACTGGCAGATGGGGCTTCGCCCGTCGGTTGGATAA
- a CDS encoding OsmC family protein: MEILADYVEGKQFRAIGSSEYHTVVDAKAVNGGTGLGATPMEMVLMALATCSGMDIVTVLNKMRIPFDKLQIVVRGEQAAVEPRVFTEIEITYRFGGQALPQNKIDSAIKLVLDKYCPVAVMLKQVAALNYTLECNPS; the protein is encoded by the coding sequence ATGGAAATACTGGCAGATTATGTGGAAGGCAAACAGTTTAGGGCTATTGGAAGTTCCGAGTATCACACGGTGGTAGATGCAAAAGCCGTCAACGGCGGTACCGGACTGGGGGCAACCCCTATGGAAATGGTGCTCATGGCTCTTGCAACCTGCAGCGGCATGGACATAGTAACAGTCTTAAACAAAATGAGAATCCCTTTCGACAAGCTGCAGATTGTGGTCCGGGGGGAGCAGGCAGCAGTGGAGCCCAGGGTATTTACCGAGATAGAGATTACCTATCGCTTTGGGGGGCAAGCCTTGCCCCAGAACAAAATAGACAGTGCAATAAAGCTGGTTTTGGATAAATATTGCCCTGTAGCTGTGATGTTGAAGCAGGTGGCGGCCCTGAATTATACTTTGGAATGCAACCCTTCGTGA
- a CDS encoding DUF3102 domain-containing protein, producing the protein MVMEISKRTPEQIASEINIIKEESGKILLSNAVEIGRRLTEAKELVPHGEWLKWLTESVSYSRSTASRLMKIFREYGSIVSSTDGEESPNGASMQHLNYTQGLILFGIPLEDRDQFIEDNDVENMSQRELRQTINERGRAPQEEELQEWENQATGKQEKAEAAVEAADKPMDKAKDKPVELIPVEKKISKPKTAQSVLPAENTNADSLKYDAEYAKYRDNMLSAYGELLKTLVDLNRVDPVKKEINRKEALKIATNMAETLKKYPPEIKTNLKIEKDVD; encoded by the coding sequence ATGGTGATGGAAATTTCCAAGAGGACGCCGGAGCAAATCGCGTCTGAGATTAACATTATCAAGGAAGAAAGCGGAAAAATACTGCTTAGCAACGCCGTTGAGATCGGACGGCGACTAACGGAAGCCAAAGAGCTGGTACCTCATGGGGAGTGGCTCAAATGGCTGACTGAGTCAGTGAGTTACTCCCGAAGCACAGCCAGCAGACTGATGAAGATCTTCCGGGAGTACGGGTCAATCGTCTCCTCCACCGATGGGGAAGAGTCCCCAAATGGTGCATCGATGCAACATTTGAACTACACCCAAGGACTCATCCTCTTTGGGATTCCGCTGGAGGACCGGGATCAATTTATAGAGGACAATGATGTTGAGAACATGAGCCAGCGGGAGCTGCGGCAGACAATCAATGAAAGGGGCAGGGCGCCTCAGGAAGAAGAGCTCCAAGAGTGGGAAAATCAGGCGACGGGAAAGCAAGAAAAGGCAGAAGCGGCAGTAGAGGCAGCAGATAAACCAATGGATAAAGCTAAGGATAAACCTGTGGAACTGATTCCGGTGGAAAAGAAAATCAGCAAACCGAAAACTGCACAAAGTGTGCTGCCGGCAGAGAACACCAATGCCGACAGCCTGAAATACGACGCCGAATACGCCAAGTACCGCGACAACATGCTCAGTGCCTACGGGGAGCTGCTGAAAACTCTCGTAGACTTAAATAGGGTAGACCCGGTGAAGAAAGAAATAAACAGGAAAGAGGCGTTAAAGATAGCAACTAACATGGCGGAGACGCTGAAAAAATATCCTCCTGAGATTAAGACAAATTTGAAAATTGAAAAGGACGTAGACTAG
- a CDS encoding alanine racemase, protein MTDSFRTIPDQAFGIKPIVRIRDIDAVVHNYLLFKNKAEKTNSICAAVLKAEVHGLQMMDVAPALYNVGARHFFVAELYEGISLREILPQKDVRIYTLAGILSNEEPYFKEYNIIPCVNCLEQLSRWNKFCQDNGKGSVIIHLDTHMNRLGLLDDEVEILSNNYSEYLSHLEVHFYMSHFYDIKGNDFTNCHKQIEILKNYLAKLPKAPITFACTDSVILLDNQQVNFDMIRPGIGLVGGAPNAAHPISPEAKHTIEIYAKISQIKKIPKGQTVGYGGAFVTKRDTKMALVHIGYKDGYLRTLSELDSDPKGVYMCIDG, encoded by the coding sequence ATGACGGATTCCTTTAGAACTATTCCGGATCAAGCATTTGGTATCAAGCCAATTGTACGCATCAGGGACATTGATGCAGTAGTCCACAATTACCTGTTATTTAAGAATAAGGCGGAGAAAACCAATTCTATTTGTGCCGCCGTCTTAAAGGCAGAAGTTCATGGACTGCAAATGATGGATGTGGCACCGGCTTTATATAATGTCGGCGCGAGGCATTTCTTTGTTGCCGAACTCTATGAGGGGATAAGCTTAAGAGAAATCTTGCCTCAAAAGGATGTCCGAATATATACCCTGGCTGGAATTCTTAGCAATGAAGAACCATACTTCAAAGAATATAACATTATTCCTTGTGTGAATTGTTTAGAGCAGCTGTCCAGATGGAATAAATTCTGTCAGGACAATGGGAAAGGCTCAGTAATCATCCATCTTGATACTCATATGAACCGCCTGGGCTTACTTGACGATGAGGTGGAAATTTTAAGCAATAATTATAGCGAATATCTTTCCCATCTCGAAGTGCATTTTTACATGAGTCACTTTTATGATATCAAAGGCAATGATTTTACTAATTGCCATAAGCAAATTGAGATCCTGAAAAACTATCTGGCTAAACTTCCTAAAGCGCCAATTACCTTTGCCTGCACTGACAGCGTTATATTGTTGGACAATCAACAAGTAAACTTTGATATGATCCGGCCAGGGATTGGATTGGTGGGGGGAGCGCCCAATGCCGCTCATCCTATCTCTCCTGAAGCAAAGCACACTATAGAAATTTACGCCAAAATATCACAGATCAAGAAGATTCCCAAAGGACAAACCGTAGGATATGGAGGGGCATTTGTAACTAAAAGAGATACGAAGATGGCTCTGGTGCATATTGGGTATAAGGACGGTTACTTAAGAACCTTAAGTGAGCTTGACAGCGATCCCAAAGGGGTGTACATGTGCATCGATGGCTAA
- a CDS encoding SEC-C metal-binding domain-containing protein, producing MVVKRNDKCPCMSGLKYKNVV from the coding sequence ATGGTTGTAAAGAGAAACGATAAGTGTCCTTGTATGTCAGGATTGAAATACAAGAATGTTGTTTAG
- a CDS encoding DUF1643 domain-containing protein produces MEKRELLEFKLKKPGDKIALIIMMNPASANSSYSDGTINGLIEFLINDCSVSNEVHQNKLRIINDISNILITNLFSIYNPNSKDLNKSLNKIIQYKSYEFLSKVIESNHKEIDEAISDSQYIIFGWGDCPKDFHTTVFHNQIIKVMQSIISHKKEELFVFHIINNRAKARGVAFDNVLTKAMNPVHPSNGQITDLLRIDIDTIYRILPRVI; encoded by the coding sequence ATGGAAAAAAGAGAATTACTAGAATTTAAATTAAAAAAACCTGGTGATAAAATAGCTTTAATCATTATGATGAATCCGGCGAGTGCAAATTCCTCTTATTCGGACGGTACAATCAATGGACTCATAGAGTTCTTGATTAATGATTGTTCTGTTAGTAATGAAGTTCATCAAAATAAATTAAGGATAATAAACGATATAAGCAACATTTTAATAACCAATCTCTTCTCAATATATAATCCGAATTCTAAAGATTTAAATAAAAGCCTTAATAAGATAATTCAGTACAAGTCATATGAGTTTCTATCTAAAGTAATTGAAAGTAATCATAAGGAAATTGATGAAGCAATTAGTGATAGCCAATATATCATCTTTGGTTGGGGAGATTGCCCGAAAGATTTCCATACAACAGTATTCCATAATCAAATAATTAAAGTGATGCAATCAATTATTTCACATAAAAAAGAAGAATTGTTTGTATTTCATATTATTAACAATCGTGCAAAGGCCAGAGGGGTTGCATTTGACAATGTTTTAACAAAAGCAATGAATCCTGTTCATCCATCTAATGGACAAATTACCGATCTGCTTAGAATAGATATAGATACTATTTATAGAATTTTACCTAGAGTAATTTAA
- a CDS encoding helix-turn-helix domain-containing protein codes for MAEFGKTRLWLIKYRGDLTQQQVANKAGISRSYYAEIESGNKNPGVKTAKKLSNVLMFDWTIFYKS; via the coding sequence GTGGCTGAATTTGGCAAGACGAGGCTGTGGCTGATAAAATACCGGGGGGATTTAACACAGCAGCAAGTTGCAAATAAAGCAGGAATAAGCAGATCATATTATGCAGAAATAGAGTCAGGCAACAAAAACCCTGGGGTTAAAACTGCTAAAAAACTTAGCAACGTTTTAATGTTTGATTGGACTATTTTTTATAAATCATGA
- a CDS encoding BlaI/MecI/CopY family transcriptional regulator encodes MSLAEKISNAELEVMRILWREKKPVSFTDIRVELQHTKGWEKSTINTLIRRLADKEVITAEKQGVLHYTPNISESAYVQSEEQSMIDKLYAGNVKNLVAALCRRGKLSEADIDELKDFFKM; translated from the coding sequence ATGAGTTTAGCTGAAAAAATTTCTAATGCAGAGCTTGAAGTGATGCGCATACTCTGGCGCGAGAAGAAGCCTGTATCCTTTACTGATATTCGCGTCGAGCTTCAACATACCAAGGGTTGGGAAAAATCCACGATTAACACACTAATACGCCGCCTTGCTGATAAAGAGGTTATAACCGCTGAGAAACAGGGGGTGCTACATTACACGCCCAATATATCCGAATCCGCATATGTTCAGAGCGAGGAACAGAGCATGATCGATAAGCTCTACGCCGGAAACGTAAAAAACCTCGTCGCCGCCCTTTGCCGCAGGGGTAAATTATCCGAGGCTGATATTGATGAGCTAAAAGATTTTTTCAAGATGTGA
- a CDS encoding MarR family winged helix-turn-helix transcriptional regulator codes for MTNKEFNDSLKLYTALHRLGRQLHRCAHRVGRGDHYREQSRLLLLISENDGVIQRDLAEEMDVRPSSMTEMLAKIEQLGLIERRQDEKDQRVMHIYLTEQGKNAAMESQGATKAMTDVLFGGMSEEELSQMLTLSEKLSAHLNAVDTTGTGQGFAGRGHHRGFGKGHGYCAKHHGHDDDHNSHHRDYYGHGNDHHCGRRGF; via the coding sequence ATGACCAATAAGGAATTTAACGACTCGCTGAAACTTTATACCGCTCTGCACCGTCTCGGCAGGCAGCTGCATCGCTGTGCTCATCGTGTCGGCCGTGGGGACCATTATCGTGAGCAATCAAGGCTTCTTTTACTAATTTCAGAAAATGACGGAGTGATTCAGCGTGATCTTGCTGAGGAAATGGATGTACGGCCTTCGTCAATGACGGAAATGCTGGCAAAAATAGAACAGCTTGGCCTCATTGAACGCAGACAGGATGAAAAAGACCAGCGCGTCATGCATATTTATCTGACGGAACAGGGAAAAAACGCGGCTATGGAATCCCAGGGAGCAACAAAGGCAATGACCGACGTCTTATTCGGAGGCATGTCAGAAGAGGAACTCAGCCAGATGCTGACGCTCTCGGAGAAGCTCAGCGCTCACCTGAATGCCGTTGATACTACCGGGACAGGACAGGGATTTGCCGGGCGCGGACATCATCGCGGTTTCGGTAAAGGCCATGGTTATTGTGCCAAGCATCACGGCCATGACGATGATCATAATAGTCATCACAGGGATTATTATGGCCATGGAAACGATCATCACTGTGGTCGCAGAGGCTTTTAA
- a CDS encoding helix-turn-helix domain-containing protein, which yields MLGKRLLYLRNKLQLTQDELAKILCLSRSTYAQYEVDRRKPDYDTLQRIADYFNVTTDFLLGRTEYSVLAGNNFPARLKIIREQKGLSLNQLAENLNLSPADIAQFETGEKYPDPSVWHLLAENLNCSVDFLFGRTIEPRPYFLESQQAYTTIAAQPSDDPMADLPEEAKKALEEFKEFILNKYRKDS from the coding sequence GTGTTAGGGAAAAGGCTGCTATATCTAAGAAATAAGCTTCAACTCACTCAAGACGAGTTGGCCAAAATACTTTGTTTGTCCCGAAGTACGTATGCACAGTATGAGGTAGATAGACGTAAACCTGATTATGATACTCTGCAAAGAATTGCGGATTATTTTAATGTCACGACAGATTTCTTATTGGGACGGACGGAATATTCTGTCCTGGCCGGAAATAATTTTCCGGCCAGGTTGAAGATAATTCGTGAACAAAAGGGGCTCTCTCTGAACCAGTTGGCCGAAAATCTTAACCTATCCCCAGCCGACATAGCTCAATTTGAAACAGGAGAAAAATATCCCGACCCTTCTGTTTGGCATCTTTTGGCGGAAAACCTCAATTGTTCGGTTGACTTTCTTTTCGGGCGCACCATTGAGCCAAGACCTTATTTTCTGGAAAGCCAACAAGCTTATACTACCATCGCCGCTCAACCTTCAGACGACCCAATGGCAGACCTGCCTGAGGAAGCGAAAAAAGCCCTGGAAGAATTCAAAGAATTTATTCTGAATAAGTACCGCAAAGACAGTTAG
- a CDS encoding aspartyl-phosphate phosphatase Spo0E family protein, giving the protein MSEISDLIKQIEELRLNVIKTKEGRAYTDPLVVAASQELDKVLDRYQEMLIKKVTDS; this is encoded by the coding sequence ATGTCTGAGATCAGTGATTTAATAAAGCAAATTGAAGAATTACGCCTTAATGTGATTAAGACCAAAGAGGGAAGAGCTTATACGGACCCGCTGGTTGTGGCGGCAAGTCAAGAGTTGGATAAAGTGTTGGACAGGTATCAGGAAATGCTGATCAAAAAAGTCACGGATAGTTAG
- a CDS encoding IS91 family transposase codes for MVEVQDIFQRYGEDYRINHKLTLVQHKAMSAIQKCRTSQLGGHKEVCDSCGHIRISYNSCRNRHCPKCQALAKERWIENQKSNLLAIGYFHVVFTIPDTLNSMAYQNQRAIYTLLFKVVAETLTELAADKKYLGAKVGLTSVLHTWGQNLMHHPHIHCIVPGGGLSSLGKWVNSRKKFFIPVKVLSRKFRGKFLYHLKQLYDQNKLEFHGSQTFLSDGKEFEDLLSSLYNKEWVVYCKPPFKNAACVVEYLGRYTHRVAISNKRIINIEKDTVSFKWRDYKDNSMQKVMTLSAEEFIRRFLIHILPSSFMKIRHYGLLGNRNKTTKLKLCKQLTHTPLLSKEKASTLELIQKLVGKDLSKCPNCGSEKPRLFMSLGKSPPVAIQTACV; via the coding sequence ATGGTTGAGGTACAAGATATCTTCCAGAGATACGGCGAAGACTATAGAATCAATCACAAACTCACGCTCGTTCAACATAAAGCGATGTCGGCCATTCAAAAATGCAGAACATCACAATTGGGCGGCCACAAGGAGGTTTGTGACAGTTGCGGGCATATTCGGATTTCATACAACTCTTGCCGTAACAGACACTGTCCTAAGTGCCAGGCTCTGGCTAAAGAACGCTGGATTGAAAACCAGAAAAGCAATCTACTCGCCATTGGTTATTTTCATGTGGTATTTACAATCCCGGATACTCTTAATTCGATGGCCTACCAAAATCAAAGAGCTATTTATACCCTTCTGTTTAAAGTCGTTGCTGAAACTCTTACCGAACTAGCTGCTGACAAAAAATATCTCGGTGCTAAGGTTGGACTCACATCAGTTCTCCATACTTGGGGACAAAATCTCATGCATCACCCACATATTCACTGCATTGTACCTGGCGGGGGATTATCTTCTCTGGGAAAATGGGTAAACAGCAGAAAGAAATTCTTTATTCCAGTTAAAGTCCTATCTCGAAAGTTCAGAGGTAAATTTCTATATCACCTTAAACAGTTATACGACCAAAATAAACTTGAATTCCACGGTAGTCAAACCTTTCTTTCGGATGGTAAGGAATTCGAAGACCTTCTTTCCTCTCTCTATAACAAAGAGTGGGTTGTTTACTGTAAACCGCCGTTTAAAAATGCAGCTTGCGTTGTTGAATATCTGGGCCGTTATACTCACCGAGTAGCCATATCTAATAAGCGGATCATCAACATTGAAAAAGATACGGTTTCCTTCAAATGGCGAGACTACAAGGATAATAGTATGCAAAAGGTGATGACACTTTCCGCAGAAGAGTTTATTCGCAGATTTCTTATTCATATCTTGCCAAGTAGCTTTATGAAAATTAGACACTATGGATTGCTTGGCAATCGTAACAAGACCACTAAGCTTAAGCTTTGTAAACAACTCACCCATACGCCTTTATTATCTAAAGAGAAGGCTTCAACCCTCGAACTAATCCAAAAGCTCGTTGGGAAAGATTTGTCTAAATGCCCAAACTGCGGTTCAGAAAAACCTAGACTGTTTATGAGTCTAGGCAAATCTCCCCCTGTGGCTATCCAAACTGCATGTGTTTAA
- a CDS encoding NYN domain-containing protein, with translation METNFTKIAVLIDADNAQLTKLKAILDEISKYGRIIVKKAYGDWKNPLLKNWEDELKQLAIKPEQQFAYTKGKNATDIALVIDAMDLLYTNIYDAFVIVCSDADYTPLAIRLRETGAYIFGIGEDKTPAAFRNSCDNFILTRNLTDFKDKPEGIVDDHETKEDSGSPDISEIHKLLNTASETSQYQDDDGWVNAATAGNYIKRARPDFELKALGFSKLSDLLSRYPELYETKKDTSGKVPIFLYKLKK, from the coding sequence ATGGAAACTAATTTCACTAAAATAGCAGTACTAATTGATGCAGACAACGCACAACTGACAAAATTGAAAGCAATTCTTGATGAAATTTCCAAATACGGTCGAATAATTGTAAAAAAAGCATACGGAGATTGGAAAAATCCCTTGCTAAAGAATTGGGAAGATGAGTTAAAGCAACTGGCGATTAAACCAGAGCAACAATTCGCGTATACTAAAGGAAAAAATGCTACAGATATTGCATTGGTCATTGACGCAATGGATTTGTTGTATACAAATATTTACGACGCATTTGTCATTGTGTGCAGCGATGCAGATTATACCCCTCTGGCGATTAGATTACGCGAAACAGGGGCGTATATATTTGGAATTGGCGAGGATAAAACCCCTGCTGCCTTTAGGAATTCATGTGATAATTTTATTTTGACTAGAAACCTTACCGATTTCAAAGACAAACCAGAAGGAATCGTTGATGACCATGAAACTAAAGAGGATTCCGGATCTCCTGACATCTCTGAAATTCATAAATTATTAAATACTGCAAGTGAAACATCTCAATATCAAGATGATGATGGCTGGGTAAATGCTGCTACTGCTGGCAATTACATAAAACGTGCTCGACCTGATTTTGAGTTAAAAGCATTGGGCTTTTCAAAATTGTCAGATTTGTTAAGTAGATATCCAGAATTATACGAAACAAAAAAAGATACGTCTGGGAAAGTTCCAATTTTTTTATACAAATTAAAAAAATAA
- a CDS encoding radical SAM protein has protein sequence MRYEGIVYRPPSEADSLLIQATIGCPHNRCTFCGMYRDKKFKIRPVADIKEDLKSAQDLYGNNVESIFFPDGNTIIMKTEQLAEILEYAGQLFPRLSRMTMYGSAKFLKLKTLAELQRLRASGLTRIHSGLESGDDIVLANIQKGFTAAEMIENGRKVKEAGMELSEYILIGIGGHERSQEHALESARVLNAIAPDFTRLRTYNPVEETPLGEECQKGNFRLLNPHAAIRETRLLVENLRGPGRLMSDHISNFAWINGELPADKPAMLAELDRLLNVSEDNFTRPDPRYL, from the coding sequence ATGCGTTATGAAGGTATTGTTTACCGACCGCCCAGCGAGGCCGACAGTTTGCTTATCCAGGCGACGATTGGTTGTCCACATAACCGGTGCACTTTCTGCGGAATGTATAGGGATAAGAAATTCAAGATTCGTCCTGTAGCAGATATCAAAGAGGACCTGAAAAGTGCCCAGGATCTGTACGGAAATAATGTAGAGAGCATCTTTTTCCCGGATGGCAATACGATAATCATGAAAACTGAGCAATTGGCAGAAATTCTGGAATATGCCGGCCAGTTGTTTCCCCGTCTTTCCCGTATGACAATGTATGGCTCCGCTAAGTTCCTGAAACTGAAAACTTTGGCGGAATTGCAACGGTTGCGGGCGTCTGGCTTGACTAGGATTCACTCCGGTCTGGAAAGTGGAGACGATATCGTGCTGGCGAATATTCAAAAGGGTTTTACCGCGGCAGAGATGATTGAGAATGGGCGAAAAGTGAAAGAAGCGGGTATGGAATTGAGTGAATACATTTTAATTGGGATTGGTGGACATGAGCGTTCCCAGGAACATGCCCTGGAAAGCGCCCGGGTACTAAACGCCATCGCCCCGGATTTTACGCGTTTACGCACATATAATCCGGTAGAAGAAACGCCTTTGGGTGAAGAATGCCAGAAGGGTAATTTCCGGCTGCTGAATCCCCATGCCGCAATCCGGGAGACTCGCCTCCTTGTCGAGAACTTACGTGGACCTGGACGGCTTATGAGTGATCATATTTCCAACTTTGCCTGGATCAACGGTGAGCTGCCGGCAGATAAACCCGCCATGCTTGCTGAACTGGACCGGTTGCTTAATGTTTCAGAAGACAATTTTACGCGGCCTGATCCCCGTTATTTGTAG
- a CDS encoding collagen-like protein has protein sequence MMQYIYRENGDAAGFVRGKYIYLMNGAPVGQLNGTRVHTMSGEYVGELYRDMVVDRNLGNRGNIGNPGNPGNVGSPGNPGNRGSISIGYRDVFNKLGR, from the coding sequence ATGATGCAGTATATTTATAGAGAAAATGGAGATGCTGCCGGGTTCGTTAGAGGAAAGTACATTTATTTAATGAATGGGGCTCCAGTAGGTCAACTAAATGGAACACGTGTACACACCATGTCAGGAGAATATGTAGGCGAGTTGTATAGGGATATGGTAGTTGATCGTAATCTTGGGAACCGTGGGAATATTGGTAATCCAGGTAATCCTGGCAACGTAGGTTCGCCAGGGAATCCCGGAAATCGTGGTTCAATTAGTATTGGATATAGGGATGTTTTTAATAAATTAGGTCGTTGA
- a CDS encoding DUF1659 domain-containing protein, translating to MPIIDKQLTSTLVLKYEDGLTPAGSPQIKQKSLNYVKPDADHELLHEAAATLFSLSENPLTAVILRDSTELVEEAE from the coding sequence ATGCCTATCATTGATAAGCAGTTGACTTCAACTTTAGTGTTGAAATATGAAGACGGCTTAACACCGGCAGGCAGCCCCCAAATCAAGCAAAAGAGCTTAAATTACGTTAAGCCCGATGCTGATCATGAATTACTCCACGAGGCTGCTGCCACCCTATTCAGTCTCTCAGAGAATCCGCTCACTGCCGTAATTTTGCGTGATAGTACGGAGTTAGTGGAAGAAGCGGAATAA